In one Sphingomonas sp. AP4-R1 genomic region, the following are encoded:
- a CDS encoding AlpA family transcriptional regulator — MIDRRTDSILRLGEVRARTGLSTATIYRREGAGTFPNRIRLGAKMVGWYASDIGEWIADPFGYRNPARVVSDD; from the coding sequence ATGATAGATCGTCGTACCGACAGCATCCTCCGTCTCGGGGAAGTGCGCGCACGCACGGGCCTATCGACCGCCACCATATATCGCCGGGAGGGTGCAGGAACGTTCCCGAACCGTATCAGACTCGGCGCGAAGATGGTCGGTTGGTACGCATCGGATATAGGGGAATGGATCGCTGACCCGTTCGGCTATCGGAATCCCGCCCGCGTGGTGAGTGACGATTGA
- a CDS encoding site-specific integrase, whose amino-acid sequence MGKVKLGRRALSALPEVVKPTVFYDTELKGFGLRLSPPSGRNPKGCRTWIVEYRPGAGGRGVAKSRISLGSTETLSPEKARDIAKTMLANVRMGGDPNSDRARERAAKSVRDLRDLYAAEVDPVRKPRTVQLYRGYWDSHIIPALGNLVARNVSRQDIIKLHRNIGKTHKTTANRVVTLLSHFYGWAAESDYVPTGCNPCEGVKKFGEAGRERYLSEEELGRLGAALERAESEGIIWGREAAGQLSKHAPKQDANRRTKIDSNAADAIRLLLFTGARLREILRLEWDHYDRQRALLLLPDSKTGRKTVVLGRSAVETLDHLWERAIQREPGAPPLNKPLSPFVFPSRDLLAPKADLKRPWSMLTREAGLVGLRIHDLRHSFASVGAAADLGLPVIGKLLGHSTPQTTARYAHLAATPLRNATDRISGAIASALAVRLSNTDSTK is encoded by the coding sequence ATGGGAAAAGTTAAGCTTGGCAGACGGGCACTTTCTGCCCTTCCGGAAGTAGTTAAACCAACTGTCTTCTATGATACCGAGCTGAAGGGGTTCGGGCTGCGCCTGAGCCCACCCAGTGGACGAAACCCAAAGGGATGCCGCACTTGGATTGTGGAATATCGACCGGGAGCGGGCGGGCGTGGCGTTGCGAAGAGCAGGATCTCTCTTGGGTCGACTGAGACGCTGTCTCCCGAGAAAGCGCGCGATATTGCAAAGACCATGCTGGCAAATGTGCGGATGGGAGGAGATCCCAATTCCGATCGAGCAAGGGAGCGAGCTGCCAAGAGCGTCCGCGACCTGCGCGACCTTTATGCGGCTGAAGTTGATCCAGTCCGTAAGCCCCGTACAGTGCAGCTTTATCGGGGCTATTGGGACAGCCACATTATCCCAGCGTTGGGCAACCTCGTCGCACGAAATGTTTCCCGACAAGACATCATAAAGCTTCACCGCAACATCGGTAAAACACACAAGACTACCGCCAACCGCGTCGTCACGCTTCTATCCCATTTCTACGGCTGGGCCGCTGAATCTGATTATGTGCCGACAGGATGCAACCCCTGTGAGGGAGTTAAAAAGTTCGGAGAGGCCGGGAGGGAGCGGTACTTATCCGAAGAGGAATTGGGACGTTTAGGTGCGGCGCTCGAACGAGCCGAGAGTGAAGGCATCATCTGGGGCCGTGAAGCGGCCGGCCAACTGTCGAAGCATGCTCCCAAACAAGATGCGAACCGCCGAACCAAGATTGATTCGAACGCGGCTGATGCGATCCGTCTACTCCTGTTCACCGGGGCGAGATTGCGAGAAATCCTCCGCTTGGAATGGGATCATTATGATCGACAGAGAGCATTGTTGCTTCTGCCGGATTCCAAGACTGGTCGCAAAACCGTTGTCCTCGGGCGATCCGCTGTGGAAACCCTCGATCATCTTTGGGAGCGCGCCATTCAACGGGAGCCTGGTGCGCCGCCGCTTAATAAGCCGCTTTCACCATTTGTTTTTCCTAGTCGAGATCTTCTGGCGCCGAAGGCTGATTTGAAGCGGCCATGGTCGATGCTTACGCGCGAAGCAGGCTTGGTAGGGCTGCGTATCCACGACCTTCGGCATAGTTTCGCCAGCGTAGGCGCTGCTGCGGATCTTGGTTTACCGGTGATCGGTAAGCTTCTTGGACATTCCACGCCACAAACTACGGCGAGATATGCCCACCTTGCTGCAACGCCCCTGCGAAACGCTACGGATCGGATCTCGGGCGCGATTGCTTCTGCGCTAGCGGTTCGTTTGTCTAATACAGATTCAACTAAATGA
- a CDS encoding AAA family ATPase, whose amino-acid sequence MSMVSQAVSSFDDLLGGDSPLDRSVTITIFADELAQRKSERQISLRQFAQEVHDPSARAKADLPLMKLARFGNVSTTKGSLRNNDNVLEIEGIEGDYDGGLVGVADAAAWLRNANIAALIYSSPSHTPDKPRFRVVCPLGSSTAPEQRERLCARLNGALGGILSGESFTLSQSYYFGHVKGASAPEVAIVEGRPLDAANDLDAAAIGRHGTPYSPSPAPLVTAVSAPDGDDDELDWQPAPDWDRIESALSAIPVKDADHQDTGGRDLWLRIGQALHQVSGGSDDGFDRWDAWSKDGEKYNRRDQERTWKSLGRRDGKRVRIGTLFDLAKRYGWSQSSAPGEPDVIDQIGFAASEQAAATAPTALRFLPPSACADTPSRGYVVKGLFAPRDLACIFGAPGAGKSLIAPHIGYQAALGRTAFGMRTKPGCVFYVAAEDPHGMRGRVTGLRRRHGDAPDFILVEGVSDLLASGSPDLAALRSAVAEQRPSLIFLDTLAMSFPGLEENTAEDMGRVVAIARSLTGHGAAVVLIHHDTKAQGATPRGHSLLNGALDVGLQLFARDEAGIVRGKLTKNRNGSCDRDIAFRIATECLGEDEDGDAITTALVDELAPGAAPKREKLTPSERAALQIFEALSTAGAVTEDAWRKACVASATVSASADADSRRKAAKRAFEGLARKGAVLMEGGLVRRPTSLENAFDQEEVD is encoded by the coding sequence ATGTCTATGGTCTCCCAAGCCGTAAGCAGTTTCGATGACCTTCTAGGCGGAGATTCACCTCTGGATCGAAGCGTCACCATCACGATATTCGCAGATGAACTTGCACAGCGAAAATCTGAGCGACAAATTTCACTGAGGCAATTCGCACAGGAAGTGCACGATCCGAGCGCTAGGGCGAAAGCAGATCTTCCCCTGATGAAACTTGCGCGGTTCGGCAACGTGTCGACTACCAAGGGATCACTTCGCAACAATGACAACGTGCTCGAAATCGAAGGCATCGAAGGCGATTATGATGGTGGACTCGTCGGTGTAGCCGACGCTGCAGCATGGTTGCGGAATGCGAACATCGCCGCCCTCATCTATTCCAGTCCATCACATACGCCCGACAAGCCGCGATTTCGCGTGGTATGCCCCCTTGGCAGCAGTACTGCGCCCGAACAACGTGAGCGCCTGTGCGCGCGGCTGAACGGCGCTCTCGGTGGCATCCTATCCGGCGAGTCCTTCACGCTTTCCCAGTCCTACTATTTTGGGCACGTAAAAGGGGCCTCTGCACCGGAGGTCGCGATCGTCGAGGGGCGGCCACTGGACGCCGCTAACGATCTGGACGCCGCTGCGATCGGACGGCACGGCACCCCTTATTCGCCTTCTCCCGCCCCGCTGGTTACCGCTGTCAGCGCGCCAGATGGCGATGATGACGAACTGGACTGGCAGCCCGCGCCCGACTGGGATCGCATTGAAAGCGCGTTGAGCGCGATTCCGGTGAAGGATGCTGATCACCAGGATACGGGGGGTCGCGATCTATGGCTGAGGATCGGCCAAGCATTGCACCAAGTGAGCGGCGGCAGTGATGACGGCTTCGATCGATGGGATGCGTGGTCCAAGGATGGTGAGAAATACAATCGTCGCGACCAGGAGCGCACTTGGAAATCGCTAGGACGCCGAGACGGGAAGCGCGTTCGCATCGGCACGCTGTTCGATCTCGCGAAGCGCTACGGTTGGAGTCAGTCGTCAGCACCGGGCGAGCCTGACGTGATCGACCAGATTGGCTTCGCTGCGTCGGAGCAGGCGGCAGCAACCGCGCCAACGGCGCTTCGCTTCCTCCCGCCATCTGCGTGCGCGGACACGCCGTCGCGGGGATATGTCGTGAAGGGGCTGTTTGCTCCACGCGATCTAGCGTGCATCTTCGGTGCGCCGGGCGCCGGAAAATCTCTGATCGCGCCCCACATCGGCTACCAAGCGGCACTAGGCCGCACCGCCTTCGGAATGCGGACCAAGCCTGGCTGCGTCTTCTATGTCGCCGCCGAAGACCCTCACGGCATGCGCGGTCGTGTGACCGGTCTGCGCCGTCGCCACGGAGATGCGCCTGATTTCATCCTGGTGGAGGGGGTATCGGATTTGCTGGCGAGCGGTAGTCCTGATCTCGCCGCGCTGCGGAGCGCGGTTGCCGAACAGCGCCCCTCCCTAATCTTCCTCGATACGCTCGCGATGAGCTTTCCCGGTTTGGAGGAGAATACGGCGGAGGACATGGGGCGTGTGGTCGCCATTGCGCGGAGCCTGACCGGCCACGGAGCGGCGGTGGTCCTGATTCATCACGATACGAAAGCGCAGGGTGCGACGCCGCGCGGCCATAGCTTGTTGAACGGCGCGCTTGATGTTGGACTGCAGCTTTTTGCGCGGGACGAGGCCGGCATTGTTCGGGGGAAGCTCACCAAGAATCGCAACGGCTCGTGTGATCGGGACATCGCATTTCGGATCGCGACCGAATGTCTGGGTGAAGATGAAGATGGCGACGCGATCACCACGGCTCTTGTCGACGAGCTGGCGCCCGGCGCCGCGCCGAAGCGCGAGAAGCTAACGCCGAGCGAGCGGGCGGCGCTGCAGATCTTCGAAGCGCTAAGCACGGCCGGCGCGGTTACGGAGGATGCCTGGCGAAAGGCGTGTGTCGCGTCGGCGACGGTATCAGCATCAGCGGATGCGGACAGCAGGCGCAAGGCTGCCAAACGAGCGTTCGAAGGCCTAGCTCGGAAAGGCGCCGTCCTAATGGAAGGAGGATTGGTGCGGCGGCCCACTAGCCTGGAAAATGCGTTCGACCAGGAAGAAGTCGACTGA
- a CDS encoding GNAT family N-acetyltransferase → MIETERLILRGWRDADIAPFAAMCADPEVMAHLGGPQSLAEVEAAVARQRDFKERLGHCFWAIARREDGAFLGFCGIKPGGHPGTPVSDELEIGWRLRRDAWGRGYAREAAEAALAWGWAHTDRPRIAAWTIPPNRASWTLMERLGMARRPDLDFAHPSFPADHPLSAHIVYAAERTC, encoded by the coding sequence ATGATCGAAACCGAACGCCTGATCCTGCGTGGCTGGCGGGATGCGGACATCGCCCCCTTCGCCGCGATGTGCGCCGATCCCGAGGTGATGGCGCATCTCGGCGGCCCGCAATCGCTGGCCGAAGTGGAAGCCGCCGTCGCCCGCCAGCGCGATTTTAAGGAACGGCTCGGCCATTGCTTCTGGGCGATCGCGCGGCGCGAGGATGGCGCCTTCCTCGGCTTCTGCGGGATCAAGCCGGGCGGCCATCCGGGCACGCCGGTATCGGACGAACTGGAAATAGGCTGGCGCCTGCGCCGCGACGCCTGGGGCCGGGGCTATGCACGCGAAGCCGCCGAAGCCGCGCTGGCGTGGGGCTGGGCGCATACGGATCGCCCGCGAATCGCCGCCTGGACGATCCCGCCCAACCGCGCCTCCTGGACGCTGATGGAGCGGCTCGGCATGGCCCGCCGCCCCGATCTGGATTTCGCCCACCCGTCCTTCCCGGCCGATCATCCGCTGTCGGCCCACATCGTCTATGCGGCGGAGCGGACGTGCTGA
- a CDS encoding helix-turn-helix domain-containing protein, producing MLGLSRATFYKLLSAGEVRAVKSGKRTLIPLESLREYAASLPAWAPPR from the coding sequence ATGCTCGGCCTGAGCCGTGCCACTTTCTACAAGTTGCTGAGCGCCGGAGAGGTTCGTGCCGTCAAAAGCGGAAAGCGGACGCTGATACCGCTGGAGTCTCTTCGGGAGTATGCTGCGTCGCTGCCTGCCTGGGCGCCACCACGCTGA
- a CDS encoding phage tail length tape measure family protein, whose translation MSSRSTDVNLIVRARTEGEKAISALGDAIETLLNNANGGSADIAELGKTLASLDKAAATIVGSVDKAGAALDRQKTSITQNKAALGALVAQQQAASSALDRIQSTIVDRLLGGHDTTQQVAQLRALGEEQQRLGGQVDRLRESIRRQEAELTGAQSSLIQLSSTSRAISEGQAAAEAQIELTTQALREQAAAGERVTDVQRRINQITGVDRPNATGSAASVAQILATADAEYRVVEARAAEIAKLREQEAATTALAVAEERQRAFTASQGIGSDPRGAQARESARIFTEAAEAEDQMAREAAHLRAQLDPLATIQNRVNDQLARLHELAAAGKLSVTELAAAEAHLAREAEQARQALVVGGGKPSASLGLFGLKPYELQNLGYQVNDIITQLMSGTSLTQTLGQQGGQILQLFPRVTSLLVDALTNPAVLAGVATIGVLALSLKEAADQAARLRDFSTTLTFKADGGSYNAKDLTDQADALERMGAKATEATAAVKTFVDDGINPDAIAQFGRAALETSKILGVDLAQAAKDVGSAFTGGFDGIAKFDDKLNFLTASERDHIRELFAEGNAQAARTEALNAYTRQADAAAEKQRGPWGNAARSLGNAWDALIKYIADSVPIKATIYVLGELAGAVQAVGDAITSALGGSTGAGAPNQASKIAEVQNQIRSLQDDIDKYETAIKNKSRSRARCSACLMSRSASWRRHNPRSPRSKRARPIP comes from the coding sequence ATGAGCAGCCGATCGACTGATGTGAACTTGATTGTTCGCGCTCGCACTGAAGGCGAGAAGGCGATATCGGCTCTCGGCGACGCGATCGAGACGCTGCTGAACAATGCCAATGGCGGCTCCGCAGATATCGCGGAACTCGGCAAGACGCTTGCTTCCTTGGACAAGGCTGCCGCGACGATCGTCGGCTCAGTCGACAAGGCCGGCGCCGCGCTTGATCGGCAGAAGACCAGCATCACCCAGAATAAGGCGGCCCTCGGCGCCCTGGTCGCACAGCAGCAGGCGGCCTCGTCAGCGCTGGATCGCATCCAATCCACGATCGTGGATCGCCTCTTGGGCGGACACGATACGACGCAGCAGGTCGCCCAGCTCCGGGCTTTGGGCGAAGAGCAGCAGCGCCTTGGCGGGCAGGTCGATCGGCTCCGCGAGTCCATCCGACGCCAGGAGGCCGAACTCACCGGCGCCCAGTCGTCGTTGATCCAGCTGTCGTCGACCAGCCGTGCCATCTCCGAAGGACAGGCTGCGGCCGAGGCGCAGATCGAACTGACCACGCAGGCACTGCGGGAGCAGGCGGCGGCGGGCGAGCGCGTCACTGACGTTCAGCGGCGGATCAACCAGATCACGGGCGTCGATCGTCCGAATGCCACCGGCAGTGCCGCCTCTGTCGCACAGATCCTTGCCACCGCAGACGCCGAATATCGCGTCGTCGAAGCGCGCGCGGCCGAGATTGCCAAGCTCCGCGAACAGGAAGCTGCTACGACCGCACTGGCCGTGGCCGAGGAGCGCCAGCGCGCATTCACCGCGTCGCAGGGCATCGGTAGCGATCCGCGGGGCGCGCAGGCGCGAGAGTCCGCCCGCATATTCACCGAAGCGGCCGAAGCCGAAGATCAGATGGCGCGGGAGGCGGCACATCTGCGTGCTCAGCTCGATCCCTTGGCGACGATTCAAAACCGAGTGAACGATCAGCTCGCGCGCCTTCACGAGCTGGCGGCGGCCGGAAAGCTCAGCGTTACCGAACTGGCGGCGGCCGAGGCTCATCTCGCTCGGGAGGCTGAGCAGGCGCGACAGGCGCTGGTGGTCGGCGGCGGAAAACCGTCCGCCAGCCTCGGATTATTCGGTCTGAAGCCGTACGAACTCCAAAATCTCGGCTATCAGGTCAACGACATCATCACCCAGTTGATGTCAGGCACGAGCTTAACACAGACGCTCGGTCAGCAGGGCGGCCAGATCCTGCAGCTGTTCCCTCGCGTCACCAGCCTGCTCGTTGATGCGCTGACTAACCCCGCCGTGCTGGCCGGTGTCGCCACAATCGGTGTGTTGGCGCTCAGCCTGAAAGAGGCTGCCGATCAGGCGGCGCGGCTGCGCGACTTCAGCACCACCCTGACGTTCAAGGCGGACGGCGGCAGCTATAACGCCAAGGATCTGACGGACCAGGCGGATGCGCTGGAGCGCATGGGCGCGAAGGCCACCGAAGCCACCGCCGCCGTCAAGACGTTCGTGGACGACGGCATCAACCCGGACGCTATCGCGCAGTTCGGCCGCGCCGCGCTCGAAACCTCGAAAATCCTCGGCGTCGATCTGGCACAGGCGGCGAAGGATGTCGGGTCCGCCTTCACCGGCGGCTTCGACGGCATCGCGAAGTTCGACGACAAGCTGAACTTCCTGACCGCGTCCGAGCGCGACCATATCCGCGAGCTGTTCGCTGAGGGCAATGCGCAGGCCGCGCGCACCGAGGCGCTGAACGCCTACACCCGGCAGGCCGATGCGGCGGCCGAGAAGCAGCGCGGTCCGTGGGGCAATGCAGCCCGTTCGCTCGGGAACGCTTGGGATGCCCTGATAAAGTACATCGCGGATTCGGTGCCGATCAAGGCAACGATCTACGTGCTGGGCGAACTCGCCGGTGCCGTGCAGGCCGTGGGCGACGCGATCACGAGCGCGCTGGGCGGCAGCACGGGCGCTGGCGCGCCGAACCAGGCGTCGAAGATCGCCGAGGTGCAGAACCAGATCCGGTCGCTGCAGGACGACATCGACAAATACGAAACGGCGATCAAGAACAAGTCGCGATCGCGAGCACGCTGCAGCGCCTGCTTGATGAGTCGAAGCGCCAGCTGGCGTCGGCACAATCCGCGCTCACCGCGCTCGAAAAGGGCGCGCCCGATACCCTGA
- a CDS encoding AlpA family transcriptional regulator, translating to MKDRRTDSFLRQEEVIARTTLSESTIRRRERAGTFPRRVMLGANSVAWYASDIDDWIADPMGYRVSGAA from the coding sequence ATGAAAGATCGCCGGACCGACAGCTTCCTTCGTCAGGAGGAGGTGATTGCACGCACCACGCTATCGGAATCGACCATTCGGCGGAGGGAGCGCGCCGGCACTTTCCCGCGCAGAGTTATGCTCGGCGCTAACTCGGTGGCTTGGTACGCGTCCGACATTGACGACTGGATCGCCGATCCGATGGGATATCGAGTTTCAGGGGCAGCGTAA
- a CDS encoding PEP-CTERM sorting domain-containing protein, whose product MRNLLCLTAIAITILITGPADAALITRSYIARFRYSQGPVLEVTQYFTLTYDPNGPTFYDKSVDSYYSDSDISSFNPTGGVLFTYLSYGSDGIIFMGGAPSGAVASTPAEPDFYTYFRTNGYGEGHIGTDAPVGYNTLTNSYYADVQYFTNLAPSAVPEPESWATFISGIGLIGMTIRRRKKLNIRFA is encoded by the coding sequence ATGCGAAATCTTCTTTGTTTGACTGCTATCGCTATTACCATCCTTATTACCGGCCCCGCTGATGCCGCGCTAATAACAAGATCGTATATCGCTAGATTTAGATACTCACAAGGTCCCGTTTTAGAGGTAACCCAGTATTTTACGCTGACATATGATCCAAATGGACCTACTTTCTACGATAAATCTGTAGACTCTTATTATTCTGACTCCGATATTTCTTCATTCAATCCTACAGGCGGTGTACTGTTTACATATCTCAGCTACGGATCGGACGGGATAATATTTATGGGAGGAGCGCCATCCGGGGCAGTGGCCTCAACGCCCGCAGAGCCGGATTTCTATACATATTTCCGAACTAATGGTTATGGCGAGGGCCACATAGGAACGGATGCGCCCGTGGGCTACAACACACTCACGAACAGTTACTATGCGGACGTTCAATATTTTACCAACTTAGCGCCATCGGCAGTTCCTGAGCCAGAAAGTTGGGCAACGTTCATCAGCGGCATTGGCTTGATTGGCATGACAATTAGGCGTCGTAAGAAACTGAACATTCGCTTCGCTTGA